In Amycolatopsis sp. EV170708-02-1, the following are encoded in one genomic region:
- a CDS encoding phosphodiester glycosidase family protein gives MLLAALLPGLFVAPPAYADPLAAPLGPAPVEAAPAASSAKEGPSAYAVAAPDDGLITTSATSRVAPGLSLTEFDRYDPAGWIRGDTLAVDLTSKTLKPAYLSPGTVSARTPLSQQVARAGAVAGVNGDFFDINASGAPIGVGIDAGNLQTAPARGHNLTASITEEGKARLAEVFLEASVTLPDGKVVPASNFNSPVLSGDAIGVYTPLWGASSRRTSVAGARRVVEIEVSDGVVTQVRPQPADGPIAAGATLLLARDGGVDSLSGVKPGDKVGVAYAPKSDAGKLSVSVGGNKVLLRDGAVQPVDNVAMHPRTAVGFSADGTKMWLATVDGRQADSRGMTELELARHMKSLGADDALNLDGGGSSTMLAREEGEKSPLVRNSPSDGGERLVPNGIGVATVPGSGRLTGFAPAPAQDTTDATRVLSGLTRKLVAGGHDETGAAVGGNVQWLSTNPFRGTVTGGLFTAHADRLRPDAPANVDVYAKRGGVMGKTTLNVLGSPVRLGTSTEQVALSGEGAKSTFKVFGYDADGYGTWIEPDDVKLDYDPAVVKIEPSGDGFAVTALKASGASAITATAGGKVTHLAASVGTESRVASPLDGPAGWTASVFPAVVGAALSEAPGRDGGRGLALDYRLNGTNATRAAYVNSAAPLALPPGTQRVGLWVNGDAKGAWLRAELRDAANVPSVVDLSLSVDWTGWRYVRAAIPAGLPDGQRLTKFYAVENVPAQQYEGRLVFDDLTFEVAPAAAVPADPAPRDPALITDGAATGGLRIAVVSDAQFTADQPDGPLVAQARRALREAVAAKPDLVLINGDFVDRGTAADFVLAKSIIDEELVGKAPWYYVPGNHEADGGHGLAEFQAAFGETHRVADVAGIRLVLMDSSRGSLRAGGFDQIRMLREALDGAKADKRIRGVVVAMHHPVKDPSPTGNSQLADRKEAAMLTGWLTAFERESGKQAAAIASHAGVFNLARVDGVPYLVNGNSGKSPAAAPGDGGFVGWTMVRFEPGDKAQPVRFETRPNVDALTLSGPSSLARGEKADIRAVVTQGARQVPVSYPVSADWKGGWGTHVAGGFLPAMPWDVASFDPASGVLTALRPGTANLSVTVNGVTKSLSVTVG, from the coding sequence TTGCTGCTCGCTGCCCTGCTGCCCGGATTGTTCGTCGCCCCACCGGCGTACGCCGATCCCTTGGCCGCTCCGCTCGGCCCGGCGCCCGTCGAAGCCGCCCCAGCGGCCTCGTCGGCGAAGGAAGGTCCGTCCGCGTACGCCGTGGCCGCGCCCGACGACGGTCTCATCACCACCAGCGCGACTTCGCGCGTGGCGCCGGGGCTGAGTCTCACCGAGTTCGACCGGTACGACCCGGCGGGCTGGATCCGCGGCGACACCCTCGCCGTCGACCTCACCAGCAAGACCCTCAAGCCGGCCTACCTCAGCCCCGGCACGGTTTCCGCGCGGACACCGCTTTCGCAGCAGGTCGCCAGGGCAGGCGCGGTCGCCGGGGTCAACGGTGACTTCTTCGACATCAACGCTTCCGGCGCGCCGATCGGCGTCGGCATCGACGCCGGGAACCTCCAGACGGCGCCCGCGCGCGGCCACAACCTGACCGCGTCGATCACCGAAGAAGGCAAGGCACGGCTGGCGGAGGTGTTCCTCGAAGCATCGGTGACCTTGCCCGACGGCAAGGTCGTGCCCGCGTCGAACTTCAACAGCCCCGTGCTGAGCGGTGACGCGATCGGCGTCTACACGCCGTTGTGGGGCGCGTCCTCGCGGCGGACCTCGGTCGCGGGAGCCCGGCGCGTCGTCGAGATCGAGGTCTCCGACGGCGTCGTCACGCAGGTGCGGCCACAGCCCGCCGACGGCCCGATCGCCGCGGGGGCGACGCTCCTGCTCGCCCGTGACGGCGGTGTGGACTCGTTGTCGGGGGTGAAGCCCGGCGACAAGGTGGGCGTCGCGTACGCGCCGAAGAGCGACGCGGGCAAGCTGTCCGTCTCGGTCGGCGGGAACAAGGTCCTGCTGCGTGACGGCGCCGTCCAGCCGGTCGACAACGTCGCCATGCACCCCCGGACCGCGGTCGGGTTCTCCGCCGACGGTACGAAGATGTGGCTGGCCACGGTCGACGGCCGCCAGGCGGACAGCCGCGGCATGACCGAACTCGAACTCGCCCGGCACATGAAGTCGCTCGGCGCGGACGACGCCCTCAACCTCGACGGCGGCGGCTCGTCGACGATGCTCGCCCGCGAAGAGGGCGAGAAGTCGCCGCTGGTGCGCAATTCGCCGTCGGACGGCGGGGAACGCCTGGTGCCCAACGGGATCGGCGTCGCCACCGTGCCGGGAAGCGGGCGGCTGACCGGATTCGCGCCCGCTCCCGCGCAGGACACCACCGACGCGACGCGGGTGCTTTCCGGGCTGACGCGGAAACTCGTCGCCGGAGGCCACGACGAGACCGGCGCAGCCGTCGGCGGGAACGTCCAGTGGCTCAGCACCAACCCCTTCCGCGGCACCGTGACCGGTGGCCTGTTCACCGCGCACGCCGACCGGCTCCGGCCCGACGCGCCCGCGAACGTCGACGTCTACGCGAAACGCGGCGGCGTCATGGGCAAGACCACGCTGAACGTCCTCGGCTCCCCGGTCCGGCTGGGCACGAGCACCGAACAGGTCGCGTTGTCCGGCGAAGGCGCGAAGAGCACCTTCAAGGTCTTCGGCTACGACGCCGACGGTTACGGCACGTGGATCGAGCCCGACGACGTCAAACTCGACTACGACCCCGCGGTGGTGAAGATCGAACCGTCCGGCGACGGCTTCGCGGTCACGGCGCTCAAGGCGTCGGGCGCTTCGGCGATCACCGCGACCGCGGGCGGGAAGGTGACGCATCTGGCGGCTTCCGTCGGCACGGAATCCCGGGTGGCGTCGCCGCTGGACGGCCCGGCGGGCTGGACCGCCAGCGTCTTCCCCGCCGTCGTCGGCGCCGCGCTCTCCGAGGCACCCGGCCGTGACGGTGGTCGCGGTCTCGCGCTGGACTACCGGCTGAACGGGACCAACGCCACGCGCGCGGCCTACGTCAACTCGGCGGCGCCGCTCGCGTTGCCGCCCGGCACCCAGCGCGTCGGGCTGTGGGTCAACGGCGACGCGAAGGGGGCTTGGCTGCGGGCGGAACTCCGTGACGCCGCCAACGTCCCGTCCGTCGTGGACCTGTCGCTGAGCGTCGACTGGACGGGCTGGCGCTACGTCCGCGCGGCGATCCCGGCCGGGCTTCCCGACGGGCAGCGGCTGACGAAGTTCTACGCCGTCGAGAACGTTCCCGCGCAGCAGTACGAAGGACGGCTGGTCTTCGACGACCTCACCTTCGAGGTCGCGCCGGCGGCCGCCGTCCCCGCCGATCCGGCGCCGCGTGACCCGGCGCTGATCACCGACGGCGCCGCGACCGGCGGCCTGCGGATCGCCGTGGTCAGCGACGCGCAGTTCACCGCCGACCAGCCGGACGGCCCGCTGGTCGCCCAGGCCCGGCGCGCGCTGCGCGAGGCGGTGGCGGCGAAACCGGATCTCGTGCTGATCAACGGCGACTTCGTCGACCGGGGGACGGCGGCCGATTTCGTGCTGGCGAAGTCGATCATCGACGAGGAGCTCGTCGGCAAGGCGCCGTGGTACTACGTCCCGGGCAACCACGAGGCCGACGGCGGGCACGGGCTCGCGGAGTTCCAGGCGGCGTTCGGGGAGACTCATCGTGTCGCCGATGTGGCCGGGATCCGGCTGGTGCTGATGGATTCCTCGCGTGGATCGCTGCGCGCGGGTGGATTCGACCAGATCCGGATGCTGCGCGAGGCGCTCGACGGCGCGAAGGCGGACAAGCGGATCCGCGGCGTGGTCGTCGCGATGCACCATCCGGTCAAGGACCCCAGTCCCACCGGGAATTCGCAGTTGGCCGACCGCAAGGAAGCCGCCATGCTGACCGGCTGGCTGACCGCCTTCGAACGCGAGTCGGGCAAGCAGGCGGCCGCGATCGCCTCGCACGCGGGCGTTTTCAACCTCGCGCGCGTCGACGGAGTGCCGTACCTGGTGAACGGCAACTCAGGGAAGTCGCCCGCGGCGGCACCGGGTGACGGCGGGTTCGTCGGCTGGACGATGGTCCGGTTCGAACCGGGGGACAAGGCGCAGCCGGTGCGGTTCGAGACGCGGCCGAACGTCGACGCGCTGACGCTGTCCGGGCCCTCGTCGCTGGCGCGCGGCGAGAAGGCGGACATCCGGGCCGTGGTGACGCAGGGAGCGCGTCAGGTGCCGGTGTCGTATCCGGTGAGCGCGGACTGGAAGGGCGGCTGGGGCACGCATGTCGCCGGCGGGTTCCTGCCCGCGATGCCGTGGGACGTCGCGTCGTTCGACCCGGCGAGCGGGGTGCTGACCGCGCTGCGGCCGGGGACGGCGAACCTCTCGGTCACCGTCAATGGGGTGACGAAGAGCCTCTCGGTCACCGTGGGCTGA
- a CDS encoding maleylpyruvate isomerase family mycothiol-dependent enzyme: MTPDEYLERLRELTTGFARVAGTGDHAASVPCCGDWRLRDLVVHLGNVHRWAAGIVRTGEPAPQDLDAEPGGDLAPWYRESADELIEALREAAPQDGAWNFTAAAKTKAFWYRRQVHETAVHLLDAHRAAGAGYTLDPNLAADGVDEVLLGMLPKVKRWHTPPTVTVPLLLKTSDTGHAWLITPPGETDVPGSRQADPAEAAGAVVSGTAEALDLLLWQRIELDGAAIEITGDAAAAKTFLAGPLTP, translated from the coding sequence ATGACGCCGGACGAGTACCTGGAGCGCTTGCGGGAGCTCACCACCGGTTTCGCGCGGGTGGCGGGCACCGGGGACCACGCCGCGTCCGTGCCGTGCTGCGGCGACTGGCGCCTGCGTGACCTGGTCGTCCACCTCGGCAACGTCCACCGCTGGGCGGCCGGGATCGTGCGCACCGGCGAGCCCGCTCCGCAGGACCTCGACGCCGAACCGGGCGGGGATCTCGCCCCCTGGTACCGCGAAAGCGCGGACGAACTCATCGAGGCGCTCCGCGAGGCAGCTCCCCAGGACGGCGCCTGGAACTTCACCGCCGCCGCCAAGACCAAAGCCTTCTGGTACCGCCGCCAGGTCCACGAGACCGCGGTGCACCTGCTCGACGCGCATCGCGCGGCAGGGGCCGGATACACCCTGGACCCGAACCTCGCCGCCGACGGCGTGGACGAGGTCCTCCTCGGCATGCTGCCGAAGGTGAAGCGCTGGCACACCCCGCCGACGGTCACCGTTCCGTTGCTGCTGAAGACATCCGACACCGGACACGCCTGGTTGATCACACCGCCGGGTGAAACCGACGTCCCCGGCTCGCGGCAGGCGGACCCCGCCGAAGCCGCCGGCGCCGTCGTCTCGGGGACCGCGGAAGCGCTGGACTTGCTGCTGTGGCAACGGATCGAGCTCGACGGTGCGGCCATCGAAATCACCGGTGACGCCGCGGCGGCGAAGACCTTCCTCGCCGGGCCTCTCACGCCCTGA
- the ndk gene encoding nucleoside-diphosphate kinase has protein sequence MTERTLVLVKPDGVARGLVGEVIARIERKGLKLAALELRTVERSVAEEHYAEHKERPFFGDLLEFITSGPLVAIAVEGPRAIAAFRQLAGGTDPVEKATPGTLRGDFALETQYNLVHGSDSPESAERELKLWFPEV, from the coding sequence GTGACTGAACGCACGCTGGTCCTCGTCAAGCCCGATGGCGTCGCGCGCGGCCTCGTCGGCGAGGTCATCGCTCGCATCGAGCGCAAGGGCCTGAAGCTCGCCGCCCTCGAACTGCGCACCGTCGAGCGCTCGGTCGCCGAGGAGCACTACGCCGAGCACAAGGAGCGCCCGTTCTTCGGCGACCTCCTCGAGTTCATCACCTCGGGCCCGCTGGTCGCGATCGCCGTCGAGGGCCCGCGCGCCATCGCCGCCTTCCGCCAGCTCGCCGGCGGCACCGACCCGGTCGAGAAGGCCACCCCCGGCACCCTGCGCGGCGACTTCGCGCTGGAGACCCAGTACAACCTGGTGCACGGTTCGGACTCCCCGGAGTCGGCCGAGCGCGAGCTCAAGCTCTGGTTCCCCGAGGTCTGA
- a CDS encoding helix-turn-helix domain-containing protein has product MTKTRTFTCGLDAAIAVMGGKWKGLILFALQDGPLRFGELRRAVPGISERVLILQLREMETTGLLHREVYHQVPPKVEYSLTGFGDSLNTAMAALGEWGEEHLERIEAIPWSDVK; this is encoded by the coding sequence ATGACCAAGACCCGCACGTTCACCTGCGGCCTCGACGCCGCGATCGCCGTCATGGGCGGCAAATGGAAAGGGCTCATCCTGTTCGCGCTCCAGGACGGGCCGCTGCGGTTCGGGGAGCTGCGGCGTGCGGTGCCCGGCATCAGCGAGCGGGTGCTGATCCTGCAGCTGCGCGAGATGGAGACCACGGGGCTGCTGCATCGCGAGGTGTACCACCAGGTTCCGCCGAAGGTGGAGTACTCGCTGACCGGATTCGGGGATTCCCTCAACACCGCGATGGCCGCGCTCGGGGAGTGGGGCGAGGAGCACCTCGAGCGCATCGAAGCCATTCCCTGGTCCGACGTGAAGTGA
- a CDS encoding NAD(P)-dependent oxidoreductase codes for MPKTPVTVVGLGSMGSALADAFLAAGHPTTVWNRTASKAEPLVARGAILAATAGDAVRASPLTITCLTTYEDTRAALAAASLTGRALVTLNSGSPAEARRMAGWATDRGARYLDGAIKNVPSAVGAPDTLLYYGGDKAVFDEYRETLRVLGGDTVHLGEETDLAALYETAVGGTLLPALVGFFQGAAALRSRGLEAGTLLPYATKWFEMIISVLPMYAKEIDSGDYSDPAASVNIFHAGAAADLGLAEEGVDVGWQRPMHDLVRRAAEAGHGDLSIAVLTELLSVGAAGSSTTAKRP; via the coding sequence ATGCCGAAGACGCCGGTGACCGTCGTGGGCCTCGGTTCGATGGGTTCGGCCCTGGCGGACGCCTTTCTCGCGGCCGGGCATCCGACCACCGTGTGGAACAGGACGGCCTCGAAGGCCGAGCCGCTGGTCGCGCGTGGAGCGATCCTGGCCGCGACGGCCGGGGACGCGGTGCGGGCGAGCCCGTTGACCATCACCTGCCTGACCACCTACGAAGACACCCGAGCGGCCTTGGCGGCGGCCTCGCTGACCGGACGCGCTCTGGTCACCTTGAACAGCGGCTCACCGGCGGAAGCACGCCGGATGGCAGGCTGGGCGACGGATCGCGGCGCGCGCTACCTCGACGGCGCGATCAAGAACGTGCCGTCGGCCGTGGGCGCGCCGGACACGCTGCTGTATTACGGCGGCGACAAGGCCGTTTTCGACGAATACCGGGAAACGTTGCGGGTGCTGGGCGGCGACACCGTCCATCTCGGCGAGGAGACCGATCTGGCGGCGTTGTACGAAACGGCCGTCGGCGGCACCCTGTTGCCCGCGCTGGTCGGGTTCTTCCAGGGTGCCGCCGCGCTGCGGTCGCGCGGGCTCGAAGCCGGGACGCTCCTGCCCTACGCCACCAAATGGTTCGAGATGATCATCTCGGTGCTTCCGATGTACGCCAAGGAAATCGACAGTGGCGACTACTCGGATCCCGCAGCCTCGGTGAACATCTTCCACGCCGGCGCCGCCGCCGACCTCGGACTGGCCGAGGAAGGCGTCGACGTCGGCTGGCAGCGGCCGATGCACGACCTCGTGCGGCGGGCCGCCGAGGCCGGGCACGGCGACCTCAGCATCGCGGTGCTGACGGAACTGCTCAGCGTTGGGGCCGCAGGGTCTTCGACCACAGCGAAGCGCCCGTAG
- a CDS encoding alkaline phosphatase, which translates to MTATHHNRRTLLKAGLTGAGAVAGGLLLPGTATANPVPLLRRDHPVLTHGVQSGDVTTGSGIVWSRADRPSRLIVEVSRDPSFRHARVVRGPVMSPETGGTGKVRVAGLLPGTEVHYRVTAEDLDGRTRSEAVTGRFATAPVGRSDVRLLWSGDVAGQNWGINPERGGMTIYRAMADRRPDLFLHCGDTVYADGPLTETVALPGGRVWRNIVTPEKAKVAETLDEYRGQFAYNLLDENLKRFTANVPAYVQWDDHEVVNNWYPGEILSDRPEYTEKRVDVLAARAFQAFHEWHPIDRRQAVDGRVYRNFRHGSRAEIFVLDMRTYKDANTSDQTKPGRILGDRQARWLVDALDRSTATWKIIQADLPIGLTVPDGKAIEGVANGLPGAPGGRETELAWVLREISRRRVRNVVWLTADVHYTAAHHYSPDRASFTDFDPFWEFVSGPLNAGAFGPNKLDPTFGPEAVFVHAPPAANTSPADGFQHFGEVNIDGRSGALTVDLRDATGASLWSKTLRPQR; encoded by the coding sequence ATGACCGCAACCCACCACAACCGCCGCACGCTGCTCAAGGCCGGTCTCACCGGCGCCGGAGCGGTCGCGGGCGGCCTGCTCCTCCCCGGAACCGCGACCGCGAACCCGGTTCCGCTGCTCCGCCGCGATCACCCGGTGCTCACCCACGGTGTCCAGTCCGGCGACGTCACCACCGGTTCCGGCATCGTCTGGTCGCGCGCCGACCGGCCGTCGCGGCTGATCGTGGAGGTCTCCCGGGATCCGTCGTTCCGGCACGCGCGCGTCGTGCGCGGCCCGGTGATGAGCCCGGAGACCGGCGGCACCGGCAAGGTCCGCGTCGCCGGTCTCCTGCCGGGGACCGAAGTCCACTACCGCGTGACCGCGGAGGACCTCGACGGACGCACCCGCAGCGAAGCCGTCACCGGCCGCTTCGCCACCGCCCCCGTCGGCCGCTCGGACGTCCGGCTGCTGTGGTCCGGCGACGTCGCCGGGCAGAACTGGGGTATCAACCCCGAACGCGGTGGCATGACGATCTACCGCGCGATGGCCGACCGCCGTCCCGACCTGTTCCTCCACTGTGGAGACACGGTCTACGCCGACGGGCCGCTCACCGAGACCGTCGCGCTGCCCGGCGGGCGGGTGTGGCGCAACATCGTCACCCCGGAGAAGGCGAAGGTCGCCGAGACGCTCGACGAGTACCGCGGCCAGTTCGCCTACAACCTCCTCGACGAGAACCTCAAGCGCTTCACCGCGAACGTGCCCGCCTATGTCCAGTGGGACGACCACGAAGTCGTGAACAACTGGTACCCCGGTGAGATCCTCAGCGACCGCCCCGAATACACCGAGAAGCGCGTCGACGTGCTAGCCGCGCGAGCGTTCCAGGCGTTCCACGAATGGCACCCGATCGACCGCCGCCAGGCCGTCGACGGCCGTGTGTACCGCAACTTCCGGCACGGTTCCCGCGCGGAGATCTTCGTGCTGGACATGCGGACCTACAAGGACGCCAACACCTCGGACCAGACCAAGCCGGGCCGGATCCTCGGCGACCGTCAGGCCCGTTGGCTCGTCGACGCGCTCGACCGCAGCACCGCGACCTGGAAGATCATCCAGGCCGACCTCCCGATCGGCCTCACCGTCCCGGACGGCAAGGCCATCGAGGGCGTCGCCAACGGCCTTCCCGGCGCGCCCGGCGGCCGCGAGACCGAACTCGCCTGGGTGCTGCGGGAGATCTCGCGGCGCCGGGTGCGCAACGTCGTCTGGCTGACCGCCGACGTGCACTACACCGCGGCGCACCACTACTCGCCGGATCGCGCTTCCTTCACCGATTTCGACCCGTTCTGGGAGTTCGTGTCCGGCCCGCTCAACGCCGGCGCGTTCGGCCCGAACAAGCTCGACCCGACCTTCGGTCCGGAAGCGGTGTTCGTGCACGCCCCGCCCGCCGCGAACACCTCGCCCGCCGACGGCTTCCAGCACTTCGGAGAGGTGAACATCGACGGACGGAGCGGCGCGCTCACGGTCGACTTGAGGGACGCTACGGGCGCTTCGCTGTGGTCGAAGACCCTGCGGCCCCAACGCTGA
- a CDS encoding penicillin acylase family protein, with translation MRTFQRGLVLLTAALAVSGLTTGVSSADELGRSRAVIRYTEYGIPHIAAKDFDGLGYGYGFASAKDNICELANTYLTVSARRSAYLGAGGQGNPALSEAENNLDSDLHFQRINDSGVIERLLARPAPHGPRAEVRELAAGYVAGYNAYLKQTGVQRITDPVCRGADWVRPITELDFYRHFYAITSVGGQGLLAADLVRTQPPSTKDTPAAGPESAPKIADGLRKTMKTGELGSNGIAVGGDGTKSGGGLLLGNPHYPWQGGRRFWQSQLTIPGRFDVAGGSLLGLPIPQIGHNADVAWTHTVSTAITFGLFEVPLAPGDPTTYLVDGKPEKMTAHEVKVEVREPDGERRQVGRTFYGTRYGQVIGSAFGVPTPWTAKSAHALRDGNAGNLRGLNTWFELAGARGTTDVANALARTQGVPWVNTIAADRAGNALYSDIQVVPHVTDERAANCGTPLGRALFPGTGVSVLDGSKSSCDWGSDPGSLEPGLFAPSRLPLQQRRDYELNANDSAWLSNARAPIAPLPRIVGSTGTQRSDRTREALIATEEGLAGKGFTPSSMKDMLYRDRSRTAELAAADTAKMCAAFPSGQAPSTSGPVPVGNACAVLASWDRTFRLESRGALFFERFVDRIGGLRGIWQIPFDPNQPVTTPNTLATGNPDVQKAFGDTLAEFRANGIPVDGRLGDNQTVTRAGHRIPIHGGPGDLGVLNVITAQWDPAKGNHEVGHGSSYVQVVGFSGKAACPDVSTIMTYSQSTDVTSPHFADQTRLYSRGGWVRGRFCAADIARSPELKVVRLR, from the coding sequence ATGCGAACATTCCAGCGCGGTCTCGTGCTGCTCACCGCGGCCTTGGCGGTGTCGGGCCTGACGACAGGGGTCTCGTCGGCCGATGAGCTGGGCCGGTCGCGAGCGGTGATCAGGTACACCGAGTACGGCATCCCGCATATCGCGGCGAAGGACTTCGATGGGCTCGGCTACGGCTACGGGTTCGCCTCGGCCAAGGACAACATCTGCGAACTCGCGAACACCTACCTGACGGTGTCCGCGCGGCGGTCCGCGTATCTCGGCGCGGGCGGCCAGGGCAACCCGGCGCTGAGCGAAGCGGAGAACAACCTCGACAGCGATCTGCACTTCCAGCGGATCAACGACTCGGGCGTGATCGAGCGGCTGCTCGCCCGGCCCGCGCCACACGGCCCGCGGGCCGAGGTCCGGGAGCTGGCGGCCGGCTACGTCGCGGGATACAACGCGTACCTGAAGCAGACCGGCGTCCAGCGCATCACCGATCCGGTCTGCCGCGGCGCGGACTGGGTCCGGCCGATCACCGAACTGGACTTCTACCGGCACTTCTACGCCATCACCTCGGTAGGCGGGCAAGGCCTGCTCGCGGCCGACCTCGTCCGCACGCAGCCGCCGTCCACAAAGGACACTCCGGCCGCCGGACCGGAGTCGGCACCGAAGATCGCCGACGGGCTCCGGAAGACCATGAAGACCGGTGAGCTCGGCAGCAACGGCATCGCCGTCGGCGGCGACGGGACGAAGTCCGGCGGCGGCCTGCTGCTCGGGAACCCGCACTATCCGTGGCAGGGCGGGCGCCGGTTCTGGCAGTCGCAGCTGACCATCCCCGGCCGGTTCGACGTCGCGGGCGGGAGCCTGCTGGGGCTCCCGATCCCGCAGATCGGCCACAACGCCGACGTCGCGTGGACGCATACGGTGTCGACGGCGATCACGTTCGGTCTCTTCGAAGTACCGCTCGCGCCCGGCGATCCGACGACGTACCTCGTCGACGGGAAGCCGGAGAAGATGACCGCGCACGAGGTGAAGGTCGAGGTCCGGGAGCCGGACGGCGAGCGGCGGCAGGTAGGCCGCACGTTCTACGGGACGCGGTACGGCCAGGTGATCGGTTCGGCGTTCGGCGTGCCCACGCCCTGGACGGCGAAGTCCGCGCACGCGTTGCGGGACGGGAACGCGGGCAACCTGCGCGGCCTCAACACCTGGTTCGAACTGGCCGGAGCACGCGGCACCACGGACGTCGCCAACGCGCTCGCGCGCACCCAAGGCGTCCCGTGGGTCAACACCATCGCCGCCGACCGGGCGGGCAACGCGCTGTACAGCGACATCCAGGTCGTCCCGCACGTCACCGACGAGCGGGCCGCGAACTGCGGGACCCCGCTCGGCCGAGCCCTCTTCCCCGGCACCGGGGTCTCCGTTCTGGACGGTTCGAAGTCGTCGTGCGACTGGGGTTCCGACCCGGGCTCCTTGGAACCGGGCCTGTTCGCGCCGTCCCGGCTGCCGCTGCAGCAGCGCCGCGACTACGAACTCAACGCCAACGACAGCGCCTGGCTTTCCAACGCCCGCGCGCCGATCGCACCGCTCCCCCGCATCGTCGGCTCGACCGGGACACAGCGCTCGGACCGGACCAGGGAAGCGCTGATCGCCACCGAAGAAGGCTTGGCGGGCAAGGGATTCACGCCGTCGTCGATGAAGGACATGCTGTACCGCGACCGAAGCCGCACGGCCGAACTCGCGGCCGCCGACACGGCGAAGATGTGCGCGGCCTTCCCCAGCGGGCAGGCCCCGTCCACCTCGGGGCCGGTGCCCGTCGGCAACGCCTGCGCGGTGCTGGCCTCCTGGGATCGCACGTTCCGGCTCGAAAGCCGCGGCGCGCTGTTCTTCGAGCGGTTCGTGGACCGGATCGGCGGGCTGCGGGGTATCTGGCAGATCCCGTTCGACCCGAACCAGCCGGTCACCACGCCGAACACGCTCGCTACCGGGAACCCCGACGTCCAGAAGGCCTTCGGTGACACGCTCGCGGAATTCCGCGCCAACGGCATCCCGGTCGACGGCAGGCTCGGCGACAACCAGACGGTGACGCGGGCCGGGCACCGGATCCCGATCCACGGCGGGCCGGGCGATCTCGGCGTGCTCAACGTGATCACGGCGCAGTGGGATCCGGCCAAGGGCAACCACGAGGTCGGGCACGGATCCAGCTACGTGCAGGTGGTCGGGTTCAGCGGGAAGGCCGCCTGCCCGGACGTCTCGACGATCATGACCTACTCGCAGTCGACCGACGTCACGTCACCGCATTTCGCCGACCAAACGCGGTTGTACTCGCGGGGCGGCTGGGTGCGGGGGCGCTTCTGCGCCGCGGACATCGCGAGGTCACCGGAGCTGAAGGTGGTGAGGCTGCGGTGA
- a CDS encoding DUF4233 domain-containing protein, whose protein sequence is MTDETPKPPAKDPMKSFRGVMAGSLIMEGITVALALPVVAKLGGGVGSLTGWSVIVIAVALIVLCGFLKKPWAVPAVLVLQVALIAFFVALPAVAILGVIFLGIWLWLLWLRRDVARRMAAGTLPSQQQAQ, encoded by the coding sequence GTGACCGACGAGACCCCGAAGCCGCCCGCCAAGGACCCGATGAAGTCCTTCCGCGGGGTGATGGCCGGTTCCCTGATCATGGAAGGCATCACCGTCGCGCTCGCGCTGCCGGTGGTGGCGAAGCTCGGCGGCGGCGTCGGCTCGCTCACCGGCTGGTCGGTGATCGTGATCGCGGTCGCGCTGATCGTGCTGTGCGGTTTCCTGAAGAAGCCCTGGGCGGTGCCCGCGGTACTCGTGCTGCAGGTCGCGCTGATCGCCTTCTTCGTCGCGCTGCCCGCCGTGGCGATCCTCGGGGTGATCTTCCTCGGGATCTGGCTGTGGCTGCTGTGGCTGCGCCGCGATGTGGCGCGGCGGATGGCGGCCGGAACACTGCCGAGCCAGCAGCAGGCCCAGTAG
- a CDS encoding bifunctional 2-polyprenyl-6-hydroxyphenol methylase/3-demethylubiquinol 3-O-methyltransferase UbiG, with translation MGFNHNDHYHPLLLDLLPPGPGVALDVGCGSGRFARRLAATGMHVEAIDRSGPMIDLARAAGSPGPGTISYRQADVVAEKLPEEAYDFISCLAMLHHVPFDTVTKLRDALVPGGVLAVLGLGRPSTFADYARALVASPVNAVARVIVYAGDRLNGGADPLPSAPIVETFPPMNRVRRDADRLLPGSKVRNLLFFRYLLVYRRPEDDHPM, from the coding sequence ATGGGGTTCAACCACAACGACCACTATCACCCGCTGCTGCTCGACCTGCTGCCTCCCGGCCCCGGCGTGGCGCTGGACGTGGGCTGCGGCAGCGGACGGTTCGCGCGGCGGCTCGCGGCGACCGGGATGCACGTCGAGGCGATCGACCGGTCCGGCCCGATGATCGACCTCGCCCGCGCGGCCGGCTCGCCGGGCCCCGGCACGATCTCGTACCGGCAGGCCGACGTGGTCGCCGAGAAGCTGCCGGAGGAGGCGTACGACTTCATCTCCTGCCTGGCGATGCTCCACCACGTGCCGTTCGACACGGTCACCAAGCTGCGTGACGCGCTGGTCCCCGGCGGTGTGCTCGCCGTGCTGGGCCTCGGCAGGCCCAGCACCTTCGCCGACTACGCGCGCGCTCTCGTGGCCTCGCCGGTCAACGCCGTGGCCAGGGTGATCGTGTACGCGGGCGACCGGCTGAACGGCGGCGCCGATCCCTTGCCGTCGGCGCCGATCGTGGAGACCTTCCCGCCGATGAACCGGGTCCGGCGCGACGCGGACCGTCTGCTGCCCGGGAGCAAGGTCCGGAACCTGCTCTTCTTCCGCTACCTCCTCGTCTACCGGCGGCCGGAAGACGATCACCCGATGTGA